From the Rhodococcus sp. NBC_00297 genome, one window contains:
- a CDS encoding enolase C-terminal domain-like protein, translating into MASVIEHVSVQVFKTEARTSVDSYGHRHPGPSAQTTQALLSITDSDGATGRVLGKPNYLRRDQVEQHFRPVLVGTDILMREAVDTKFGIRQRTRAVELPEHSLSYVDQALWDLAGNAFDTPVWKLLGGARSEVKAYASTMCGDTLEGGLSTPEEYAAFAVDLKNRGYRGIKLHTWMPPIAGAPDLTRDIDACAAVRDAVGDGFSLMLDGYHWYSRTEALTLGRELDRLKFDWFEEPMDEFSLRSYKWLAEQVATPVIGPETVPGRHRARAEWIVNDACDILRVGAMNGGGITPALKTMHMAEGFGLECEVHGNGAPNLALVGGSFVAHWYERGLLHPFVDYDWVPPHLTSIVDPVDEHGMVAMPTAPGLGEQIDLDYVAANLVEEY; encoded by the coding sequence ATGGCCAGCGTGATCGAACACGTCTCAGTCCAGGTGTTCAAGACCGAAGCCCGTACCTCCGTGGACTCCTATGGGCATCGGCACCCGGGTCCGTCCGCGCAGACGACCCAGGCGTTGCTGAGCATCACCGACTCCGACGGTGCGACGGGCCGAGTGCTGGGCAAGCCCAACTACCTTCGACGCGACCAGGTCGAACAGCATTTCCGCCCGGTGCTGGTGGGCACCGACATCCTGATGAGAGAGGCCGTCGACACGAAGTTCGGCATCCGGCAGCGGACGCGCGCGGTGGAGCTGCCGGAGCATTCACTCAGCTACGTCGATCAGGCGCTGTGGGACCTGGCCGGCAACGCCTTCGATACCCCGGTGTGGAAGCTGTTGGGCGGCGCCCGGTCCGAGGTCAAGGCGTATGCGAGCACGATGTGCGGAGACACTCTGGAAGGAGGGCTCTCCACTCCGGAGGAATACGCGGCGTTCGCTGTCGATCTGAAGAACCGCGGCTATCGAGGTATCAAGCTGCACACATGGATGCCGCCCATCGCCGGCGCTCCCGACCTCACCCGTGACATCGATGCCTGCGCCGCGGTGCGGGACGCTGTGGGGGACGGGTTCTCGCTGATGCTGGACGGATACCACTGGTACTCGCGTACCGAGGCGCTGACGTTGGGCCGTGAGCTCGACCGTCTGAAGTTCGACTGGTTCGAGGAGCCGATGGACGAGTTCTCGCTGCGGTCGTACAAGTGGTTGGCGGAGCAGGTGGCGACTCCGGTGATCGGTCCCGAGACCGTCCCCGGCCGGCATCGCGCCCGCGCGGAATGGATCGTGAACGACGCGTGCGACATCCTCCGGGTGGGTGCGATGAACGGCGGCGGGATCACGCCGGCGCTCAAGACCATGCACATGGCCGAAGGCTTCGGGCTCGAGTGCGAGGTGCACGGGAACGGGGCCCCCAATCTCGCACTGGTGGGCGGGAGCTTCGTCGCCCACTGGTACGAGCGGGGGCTGCTGCACCCGTTCGTCGACTACGACTGGGTGCCGCCGCATCTCACCTCCATCGTGGACCCGGTGGACGAGCACGGCATGGTAGCCATGCCGACGGCACCGGGCCTGGGCGAGCAGATCGATCTCGACTACGTCGCAGCGAATCTCGTCGAGGAGTACTGA
- a CDS encoding DinB family protein has protein sequence MADTEDLLTYLQRGRDAVVWKLDGASEYDIRRPLTSTGTNLLGIVKHLAMTEAGYLGSTFGRPFPEPIPWSDPTLELNADMWATPDQSRDSLVDLYRRVNAHADETVRTLGPRAEGTVPWWTAKNPVTVEYILVHLIAETHRHAGHADIVRELADGSAGLAPGNSNLADGDADWWGDYRSRVADAASEFL, from the coding sequence ATGGCGGACACCGAGGACCTGCTCACCTACCTCCAGCGAGGACGGGACGCGGTGGTGTGGAAACTCGACGGCGCGTCGGAGTACGACATCCGTCGGCCCCTCACGTCGACCGGTACCAACCTGCTGGGAATCGTGAAACACCTGGCCATGACCGAGGCGGGGTACCTCGGGTCCACGTTCGGGCGACCGTTCCCCGAACCGATCCCGTGGTCCGACCCGACACTCGAACTCAATGCCGACATGTGGGCCACACCCGACCAGTCCCGCGATTCTCTCGTCGACCTCTACCGCCGGGTGAACGCCCATGCCGACGAGACGGTGCGCACCCTCGGACCGAGAGCGGAGGGGACGGTGCCGTGGTGGACGGCGAAGAACCCTGTGACCGTCGAGTACATCCTGGTGCACCTGATCGCGGAGACACACCGCCATGCCGGCCACGCCGACATCGTGCGCGAACTCGCCGACGGCAGCGCCGGACTGGCTCCCGGCAACTCCAACCTGGCAGACGGTGACGCCGACTGGTGGGGTGACTACCGGTCGCGGGTGGCCGACGCCGCGTCGGAGTTCCTCTGA
- a CDS encoding acyl-CoA dehydrogenase produces MGHYKSNLRDLEFNLFELFALDKTLESGQFGDLDVDTVRDMLSEVRRLAEGPLAESFADADRNPPTFDPETHTVTLPESFKKSYRALQEAGWDHLGLDEELGGMPVPRQVFWAVAEMILGSNPAAFMYSAGPGFAQILSDNGNEQQKKWAVLASERNWGATMVLTEPDAGSDVGAGRTKAVEQADGSWHIEGVKRFITSADSDDLFENIFHLVLARPEGAKPGTKGLSLFFVPKFHFDSETGELGERNGVFVTNVEHKMGLKVSATCELTLGGHGVPAKGWLVGDVHNGIAQMFDVIEHARMMVGTKAISTLSTGYLTALDYAKQRIQGADLTQMTDKAAPRVSITHHPDVRRSLMTQKAYAEGLRAVFLYTAAHQDEVAALHVSGADKDTAFRVNDLLLPIVKGVGSEVAYEQLAQSLQTLGGSGFLQDYPIEQYIRDAKIDSLYEGTTAIQAQDFFFRKIARDRGVALAHVAGQIKTWIDSEAGNGRLKSERALLNTALEDVQGMVATLTQHLMGAQEQPTELYKVGLGSVRLLMSVGDLMIGWLLLRQSEIAIAALDNGAGEKDKAFYEGKIGAASFFAKNILPRLTSTRQILSDLDNDVMELDEAAF; encoded by the coding sequence ATGGGTCATTACAAGAGCAATCTTCGCGATCTCGAGTTCAACCTGTTCGAGCTGTTCGCCCTGGACAAGACGCTCGAGTCCGGACAGTTCGGCGATCTCGACGTCGACACCGTGCGTGACATGCTCTCCGAGGTCCGCCGCCTCGCCGAGGGCCCGCTCGCGGAGTCCTTCGCCGACGCCGACCGCAACCCGCCGACCTTCGACCCCGAGACGCACACCGTCACCCTCCCGGAGTCGTTCAAGAAGTCGTACCGCGCGCTGCAGGAAGCCGGCTGGGACCACCTGGGCCTCGACGAGGAACTCGGCGGCATGCCGGTACCGCGCCAGGTGTTCTGGGCCGTCGCCGAGATGATCCTCGGATCGAACCCCGCCGCCTTCATGTACTCCGCCGGCCCGGGCTTCGCGCAGATCCTCTCCGACAACGGCAACGAGCAGCAGAAGAAGTGGGCCGTACTCGCCTCCGAGCGCAACTGGGGCGCCACCATGGTCCTCACCGAGCCCGACGCGGGTTCGGACGTGGGCGCCGGCCGCACCAAGGCCGTCGAGCAGGCCGACGGCAGCTGGCACATCGAGGGCGTCAAGCGCTTCATCACCTCGGCCGACTCGGACGATCTCTTCGAGAACATCTTCCACCTCGTGCTCGCTCGCCCCGAGGGCGCCAAGCCGGGCACCAAGGGACTGTCGCTGTTCTTCGTCCCGAAGTTCCACTTCGACAGCGAGACCGGCGAACTCGGCGAGCGCAACGGCGTGTTCGTCACCAACGTCGAGCACAAGATGGGCCTCAAGGTCTCGGCCACCTGTGAGCTGACCCTCGGCGGACACGGCGTCCCCGCCAAGGGCTGGCTCGTCGGCGACGTCCACAACGGCATCGCGCAGATGTTCGACGTCATCGAGCACGCTCGAATGATGGTGGGCACCAAGGCCATCTCGACGCTGTCCACCGGGTACCTCACCGCGCTCGACTACGCCAAGCAGCGCATTCAGGGTGCTGACCTGACGCAGATGACCGACAAGGCCGCGCCCCGCGTCTCCATCACGCATCACCCCGACGTCCGTCGCTCGCTGATGACGCAGAAGGCGTACGCCGAGGGCCTGCGCGCGGTGTTCCTCTACACGGCCGCTCACCAGGACGAGGTTGCCGCACTGCACGTCTCGGGCGCCGACAAGGACACCGCGTTCCGCGTCAACGACCTGCTGCTCCCCATCGTCAAGGGTGTGGGTTCCGAGGTCGCGTACGAGCAGCTGGCGCAGAGCCTCCAGACGCTCGGTGGCTCCGGCTTCCTGCAGGACTACCCAATCGAGCAGTACATCCGCGATGCCAAGATCGACTCGCTGTACGAGGGCACCACGGCCATCCAGGCGCAGGACTTCTTCTTCCGCAAGATCGCCCGGGACCGCGGCGTCGCACTGGCCCACGTCGCCGGCCAGATCAAGACGTGGATCGACAGCGAGGCGGGCAACGGTCGCCTCAAGAGCGAGCGTGCCTTGCTCAACACCGCCCTCGAGGACGTGCAGGGCATGGTCGCCACACTCACGCAGCACCTCATGGGTGCCCAGGAGCAGCCGACCGAGCTGTACAAGGTCGGCCTCGGATCCGTCCGCCTGCTCATGAGCGTCGGCGACCTGATGATCGGCTGGCTGCTGCTGCGTCAGTCCGAGATCGCCATCGCCGCACTCGACAACGGCGCCGGCGAGAAGGACAAGGCGTTCTACGAGGGCAAGATCGGCGCAGCGTCGTTCTTCGCCAAGAACATCCTGCCCCGCCTGACCTCCACCCGTCAGATCCTGTCCGACCTGGACAACGACGTCATGGAGCTCGACGAAGCGGCGTTCTGA
- the purT gene encoding formate-dependent phosphoribosylglycinamide formyltransferase produces the protein MPDSIPRVTCSRIGTPLSPSATKVMLLGSGELGKEVIIAFQRLGVEVIAVDRYADAPGHQVAHRAHTVDMSDPDALLAVIESEAPHFVVPEIEAIATEALSVVEDRGVTTVVPTARATQLTMNREGIRRLAAEELGLPTSPYAFADSVDEVRAALEHTGFPAVIKPVMSSSGKGQSVVTSDDDVQRAWDHAQAGGRVALGRVIVEGFVDFDYEITQLTVRAVDENGADETSFCEPIGHLQKSGDYIESWQPQPMSAAALHAAREVARTVTAALGGRGIFGVELFVKGDDVYFSEVSPRPHDTGLVTLGTQRLSEFELHARAILGLPVDTTLLTPGASAVIYGGLDEVGIAFEGVEQALRVPETDIRLFGKPESFAKRRMGVAVSTGPDVETARERARDAASRVRPVSAR, from the coding sequence ATGCCCGATAGCATTCCAAGAGTGACGTGCTCCCGCATCGGTACTCCGCTTTCTCCGTCGGCCACCAAGGTGATGCTGCTGGGCTCCGGTGAGCTCGGCAAGGAAGTGATCATCGCGTTCCAGCGCCTGGGCGTCGAGGTGATCGCCGTCGACCGGTACGCGGACGCCCCCGGCCATCAGGTCGCGCACCGCGCCCACACGGTGGACATGAGCGATCCGGACGCCCTGCTCGCCGTCATCGAGTCCGAGGCGCCGCACTTCGTCGTGCCGGAGATCGAGGCCATCGCCACCGAGGCGCTCTCCGTGGTCGAGGACCGCGGGGTCACCACCGTCGTGCCGACGGCGCGCGCGACGCAGCTGACGATGAACCGCGAGGGCATCCGCAGGCTCGCGGCCGAGGAGCTGGGGTTGCCCACGTCGCCGTACGCCTTCGCCGACAGTGTGGACGAGGTTCGCGCGGCGCTCGAGCACACGGGCTTCCCGGCGGTGATCAAGCCGGTGATGTCGTCGTCGGGCAAGGGGCAGTCGGTCGTGACGAGCGACGACGACGTCCAGCGGGCCTGGGACCACGCTCAGGCCGGGGGACGAGTCGCGCTGGGCCGGGTCATCGTCGAGGGCTTCGTCGACTTCGACTACGAGATCACCCAGCTCACCGTCCGCGCGGTCGACGAGAACGGCGCCGACGAGACCTCCTTCTGCGAGCCCATCGGCCACCTCCAGAAGTCCGGCGACTACATCGAGTCGTGGCAGCCCCAGCCCATGTCGGCGGCCGCTCTGCACGCCGCACGCGAGGTCGCACGCACGGTCACCGCGGCACTCGGCGGCCGCGGCATCTTCGGCGTCGAGCTCTTCGTCAAGGGCGACGACGTGTACTTCTCCGAGGTCAGCCCACGACCGCACGACACGGGCCTGGTCACGCTCGGCACCCAGCGGCTGTCGGAGTTCGAGCTGCACGCGCGCGCCATCCTCGGGCTTCCGGTGGACACCACGCTGCTGACACCCGGCGCGTCCGCGGTGATCTACGGCGGTCTCGACGAGGTGGGCATCGCCTTCGAGGGCGTCGAGCAGGCGCTCCGCGTCCCGGAGACCGACATCCGCCTGTTCGGCAAGCCTGAGAGCTTCGCGAAGCGCCGGATGGGCGTCGCCGTGTCGACCGGTCCGGACGTCGAGACCGCGCGGGAGCGTGCACGCGACGCCGCGAGCCGCGTGCGTCCGGTCTCGGCACGGTGA
- a CDS encoding ABC transporter substrate-binding protein: MKNIDRRTLLRTSIVGAVATLMLTSCSSETSLPDGALGDPNNATLTFWDNNAGPDRTPLYEELIRRFEAANPGIDIEYVGLPSDSAQQKYQTALAGGTAPDLGIVSTAYLAPLVAQNAVIPLDDFVEASPQRDDYDEGILDSARESGGGENLYGLPYTSNNATLWYRKDWFEQAGIEPPDDYDEFFAAADTLTDKDRGRYGFTIRGGAGSIYPLLQYMFASTGTKAFFEDGASTLNRPEMVEAIDRFAALYDVNTPTADVNNGFPQMVASFGGGSVGMLQHNLGSLSNHRKSLGDNAGAVALPRNDEGVRTIMTDPFPSYTVFRSSPHQAAAWKFLEFMTSSESQAYWNGNVGQIPVNKAARQAPEFAAMPSVQAALTALDDPETVLVTPPDYLSSFGKIVQVQMVSEWQKVLIGSLSAQDFADDFAEKLDMAQAKYDARNGK; this comes from the coding sequence ATGAAGAATATCGACCGGAGGACCCTGCTGCGCACCTCCATCGTGGGGGCCGTGGCCACCCTGATGCTCACGTCCTGCAGTTCCGAGACGAGCCTGCCCGACGGTGCGCTCGGAGACCCGAACAACGCGACGCTCACCTTCTGGGACAACAATGCCGGGCCGGACCGAACCCCGTTGTACGAGGAACTGATCCGCCGTTTCGAAGCAGCCAATCCCGGTATCGACATCGAGTACGTCGGGCTGCCGTCGGACAGTGCGCAGCAGAAGTATCAGACCGCCCTGGCCGGCGGTACGGCACCCGATCTGGGCATCGTCTCCACGGCGTATCTCGCGCCCTTGGTCGCGCAGAACGCGGTCATCCCGCTCGACGACTTCGTCGAGGCGTCGCCGCAACGTGACGACTACGACGAGGGCATCCTCGACTCTGCTCGCGAGTCCGGCGGTGGCGAGAATCTGTACGGGCTTCCGTACACGAGTAACAACGCCACTCTCTGGTACCGCAAGGACTGGTTCGAGCAGGCCGGTATCGAACCACCGGACGACTACGACGAGTTCTTCGCCGCGGCAGACACACTCACTGACAAGGACCGTGGGCGCTACGGGTTCACCATCCGCGGCGGCGCGGGGTCCATCTATCCGCTTCTGCAGTACATGTTCGCCAGTACCGGCACGAAGGCCTTCTTCGAGGACGGTGCGTCGACTCTGAACCGACCGGAGATGGTCGAGGCCATCGACAGGTTTGCAGCACTGTACGACGTGAACACCCCGACCGCCGACGTCAACAACGGCTTCCCCCAGATGGTCGCCAGCTTCGGGGGCGGCTCGGTGGGAATGTTGCAGCACAACCTCGGATCATTGAGCAACCACCGGAAATCTCTGGGCGACAACGCTGGAGCGGTGGCTCTACCCCGCAATGACGAGGGGGTGCGCACCATCATGACGGATCCGTTCCCGTCCTACACCGTCTTCCGGAGCAGCCCCCACCAGGCGGCGGCGTGGAAGTTCCTCGAGTTCATGACGTCGTCGGAATCGCAGGCGTACTGGAACGGCAACGTCGGTCAGATCCCCGTGAACAAGGCGGCTCGGCAGGCTCCCGAGTTCGCCGCGATGCCGTCGGTGCAGGCCGCTCTCACCGCGCTCGACGACCCGGAGACCGTGCTCGTCACCCCGCCCGACTACCTGTCCAGTTTCGGCAAGATCGTGCAGGTGCAGATGGTCAGCGAATGGCAGAAAGTACTGATCGGCTCGCTCAGCGCACAGGACTTCGCGGACGACTTCGCCGAGAAACTCGACATGGCACAGGCCAAGTACGACGCGCGTAACGGCAAGTGA
- a CDS encoding class I SAM-dependent methyltransferase translates to MDAAAWDAKYERAELIWGAPPNDMVVEFCTSLPRGRALDLACGEGRNALWLATRGWSVDAVDFSSVALTKAVRIAATATASIRERVRWVHADVTTLTPERNYDLVVIAYLHLSRTERENVLATAVQALKHEGILVIVGHHSANLKNGVGGPQDPEILYSPDDLVADIGDRMRILVAEDRVRHVGDSAAIDALVVGRVTDE, encoded by the coding sequence GTGGACGCCGCGGCCTGGGACGCCAAGTACGAACGCGCCGAACTCATCTGGGGCGCACCGCCGAACGACATGGTCGTCGAGTTCTGCACCTCCCTGCCGCGCGGCCGGGCGCTCGATCTCGCGTGCGGCGAGGGGCGCAACGCCCTCTGGCTCGCCACGCGCGGATGGAGTGTCGACGCCGTCGACTTCAGCAGCGTGGCGCTGACCAAGGCGGTCCGCATCGCCGCCACGGCCACCGCGTCGATCCGCGAGCGTGTGCGGTGGGTCCACGCGGACGTGACCACACTCACACCGGAGCGGAATTATGATCTCGTTGTCATCGCCTACCTGCATTTATCGCGGACCGAGCGTGAAAACGTCCTCGCGACTGCCGTCCAGGCGTTGAAACATGAGGGAATCCTCGTGATCGTGGGTCACCATTCTGCCAATCTGAAGAATGGCGTCGGCGGTCCTCAGGATCCCGAGATCCTGTACAGCCCAGACGATCTGGTCGCGGACATCGGCGACAGGATGCGCATTCTCGTCGCCGAGGACAGGGTGCGGCACGTAGGTGATTCCGCAGCGATCGACGCCCTTGTGGTGGGACGAGTTACCGACGAGTAG
- a CDS encoding CaiB/BaiF CoA transferase family protein codes for MTTAGGPLAGIKVVELAGIGPGPHTATLLADLGADVVRVQRAGALPAEGSPGDPLLRNRRIVEANLKDPAELERVLDLISRADVLIEGFRPGVTERMGLGPDVVAERNPGLVYGRMTGWGQEGPWSQVAGHDINYISVTGVLHAIGREGERPVPPMNMVGDFGGGSMFLVMGILAALVERGRSGKGQVIDAAMVDGTVALSHMIWGWRGIGMWSDERGRNLLDTGAPFYDTYETSDGKHVAVGALEPQFYAAMLQGLGLDPSALPHQLDREQWPTLRSTFTEVFASRTRDEWAAVFDGTDACVTPVLTFDEATRHRHMAERGSLIDIDAVTQHAPAPRFGRTATSTPAGPARSSVDPDSVWT; via the coding sequence ATGACTACTGCAGGTGGACCTCTCGCCGGAATCAAGGTCGTGGAACTCGCGGGCATCGGCCCCGGACCGCACACCGCGACGCTGCTGGCCGACCTCGGCGCCGACGTCGTGCGCGTCCAGCGTGCGGGCGCGTTGCCGGCCGAGGGATCACCGGGCGACCCCCTGCTCCGCAACCGCCGCATCGTCGAGGCGAACCTGAAGGATCCGGCCGAGCTGGAGCGGGTGCTCGACCTGATCTCCCGCGCCGACGTCCTCATCGAGGGCTTCCGTCCGGGGGTCACCGAGCGCATGGGTCTGGGACCCGACGTCGTCGCCGAGCGCAACCCCGGTCTGGTCTACGGACGCATGACGGGGTGGGGCCAGGAGGGTCCGTGGTCGCAGGTCGCGGGACACGACATCAACTACATCTCGGTCACCGGAGTGCTGCACGCGATCGGACGCGAGGGTGAGCGCCCGGTACCCCCGATGAACATGGTCGGCGACTTCGGCGGTGGATCGATGTTCCTCGTCATGGGCATTCTCGCGGCGCTGGTCGAACGCGGTCGGTCCGGGAAGGGCCAGGTGATCGACGCGGCCATGGTCGACGGCACCGTCGCGTTGTCGCACATGATCTGGGGGTGGCGCGGGATCGGCATGTGGTCCGACGAGCGCGGCAGGAACCTGCTGGACACCGGTGCCCCGTTCTACGACACGTACGAGACGTCCGACGGCAAGCACGTCGCCGTCGGTGCGCTGGAACCCCAGTTCTACGCCGCGATGCTGCAGGGACTCGGGCTCGATCCGTCGGCCTTGCCCCACCAGCTCGACCGTGAGCAGTGGCCGACGCTGCGGTCGACCTTCACGGAGGTGTTCGCCTCCCGCACGCGCGACGAGTGGGCCGCCGTCTTCGACGGCACGGACGCCTGCGTCACCCCCGTGCTGACCTTCGACGAGGCCACACGCCACCGCCACATGGCCGAACGCGGCAGCCTCATCGACATCGACGCGGTCACCCAGCACGCCCCGGCGCCGCGTTTCGGGCGTACCGCCACGTCGACGCCGGCGGGTCCGGCCCGCTCGTCCGTCGACCCCGACTCGGTCTGGACCTGA
- a CDS encoding IclR family transcriptional regulator has product MTDARVATPESQPVKSAERTIHILETLAASPTRMSLGELQEACKYPRSSLHALLRTLKELRWIEADESGSRYGIGTHALLAGTSYLDKDSVVGRAASVLESLRAEIGHTVHFARRDESSVIYLASRGSRQEVRRMHRVGRKLPCSVTALGQALLAELTDDEVRALLPETLDRVTENSITDHEQLIAELGEVRRRGWSLEREQGTVGVVCIATVVPYRIPATDALSVSMQADVAAYPAELERIAEVLTRHAAVWARELRSEGVR; this is encoded by the coding sequence GTGACAGACGCACGCGTCGCGACCCCCGAGTCGCAACCGGTGAAATCGGCAGAGCGCACCATCCACATCCTCGAGACGCTGGCGGCATCGCCGACGCGCATGAGTCTCGGCGAGCTCCAGGAGGCGTGCAAGTACCCGAGGTCGAGCCTGCACGCGTTGCTGCGGACACTCAAGGAACTGCGATGGATCGAGGCCGACGAATCCGGCAGCCGGTACGGCATCGGCACGCATGCGTTGCTCGCGGGCACGTCGTACCTCGACAAGGACTCGGTGGTGGGTCGAGCGGCGTCGGTGCTCGAGTCGCTGCGGGCCGAGATCGGTCACACGGTGCACTTCGCGCGGCGGGACGAGTCCAGTGTCATCTACCTCGCCAGCCGCGGTTCACGCCAGGAAGTGCGCCGGATGCATCGTGTGGGCCGCAAGTTGCCCTGCAGCGTGACCGCCCTGGGGCAGGCGCTGCTCGCCGAACTCACCGACGACGAGGTGCGCGCCCTGCTGCCGGAGACATTGGACCGTGTCACCGAGAACTCCATCACCGACCACGAGCAGCTGATCGCCGAGCTCGGCGAGGTGCGGCGGCGCGGCTGGTCACTCGAGCGGGAGCAGGGCACCGTCGGCGTGGTCTGCATCGCGACCGTCGTGCCGTACCGGATACCCGCGACGGACGCATTGAGCGTGTCCATGCAAGCCGACGTCGCGGCGTACCCCGCCGAGCTCGAGCGCATCGCGGAAGTGCTGACGCGGCATGCAGCCGTGTGGGCGCGCGAGTTGCGTTCAGAGGGTGTTCGCTAG